One Capsicum annuum cultivar UCD-10X-F1 chromosome 2, UCD10Xv1.1, whole genome shotgun sequence genomic window carries:
- the LOC107859150 gene encoding uncharacterized protein LOC107859150 isoform X2 has product MVQEIELIEGRGHPGQKSWILKFHEIDTIEQAQKLVGSALLVKDEDRPVLEESEFYTADLVGMRVFLKKTRELVGTVINVFNSGASDLLHVELLPDRNAKPRLEGGASGPLVWVPFVEAIVPNVDLSKREMLITPPKGLLELNVRADDRSKKERRQLEWKERKKFQKRLIAAKKILHEMEQDHIFHGFRYGEKNQRSFLANQIVDVNSVLLKHALQSKKIPYKRWSFPDFVNALQENNTLKLSKEFFSKENVEHSSIDSKIQEQGHCLISSGKVAIVLALAESKLLGTSSIPEPDWPHNNEEISYLHVKALLDDSHRLLKMEDRPSVPLILVCPAESIEYLKQLFMDHDYFSFDSEKVWFLEEEKLPVVGTSQEEENKHKILMKSPWEMLQRPAGSAGIFTLLSSQNLVDHLHVMGVEYIQVCSGNQEFVNGEMLLGFAKSREANAGILVFRDAGYLEEQFNVVFSIDFAKKLTKKTDKLPFEAILKSNQHVEMVEKDWVDVVPSSPNSYEFHSSIYSCLNACPPSKVCLVDIIA; this is encoded by the exons ATGGTTCAAGAAATCGAACTAATTGAGGGAAGAGGTCATCCAGGACAGAAGAGTTGGATACTTAAATTCCATGAGATCGACACAATAGAGCAG GCACAAAAACTTGTGGGTTCGGCCTTACTGGTGAAGGATGAAGATAGACCCGTCCTGGAGGAAAGTGAATTTTACACCGCTGACCTTGTTGGGATGAGAGTTTTTCTAAAG AAAACTAGAGAACTGGTAGGAACTGTTATTAATGTTTTTAACAGTGGAGCTAGTGATCTCCTACATGTTGAGCTTCTACCAGATCGAAATGCAAAACCACGGTTGGAAGGAGGTGCATCTGGTCCTCTTGTATGGGTCCCCTTCGTCGAAGCAATTGTTCCGAATGTTGATTTGAGTAAAAGGGAAATGCTGATTACACCTCCAAAGGGTCTTTTAGAGTTAAACGTCCGTGCGGATGACAGGTCCAAGAAAGAGAGGCGACAACTT GAatggaaagagagaaaaaagtttCAGAAACGCCTTATAGCAGCCAAGAAAATACTGCATGAAATGGAACAAGATCATATATTTCACGGTTTCAGATATGGAGAGAAAAACCAAAGGAGCTTCCTTGCAAATCAGATTGTTGATGTAAACTCCGTGTTGCTTAAGCATGCATTGCAGAGCAAAAAGATTCCATATAAGAG ATGGAGCTTCCCAGACTTTGTTAATGCTTTACAAGAAAACAATACATTAAAACTATCAAAAGAGTTCTTTTCTAAAGAAAATGTCGAGCACTCAAGCATTGATTCTAAAATTCAAGAGCAGGGTCACTGCCTGATATCTTCTGGCAAGGTTGCGATCGTTTTAGCTTTGGCAGAAAGCAAGCTGCTTGGAACATCTTCTATTCCTGAACCTGATTGGCCTCATAATAATGAGGAGATTTCTTATCTGCATGTCAAGGCATTGCTAGATGACAGCCACAGACTGCTTAAG ATGGAGGACCGGCCCTCTGTACCTCTTATATTGGTGTGTCCAGCTGAATCTATTGAATATCTCAAACAATTGTTCATGGATCATGACTACTTCTCTTTCGACTCTGAGAAG GTTTGGTTCTTGGAAGAAGAGAAGCTCCCTGTTGTCGGCACTTCACAGgaagaagaaaacaaacataaaattttgatgaaatcacCATGGGAGATGCTCCAAAGACCGGCTGGATCTGCAGGAATTTTTACGCTGCTATCATCACAGAACCTAGTAGATCATTTACATGTGATGGGCGTGGAGTATATACAG GTATGCTCGGGCAATCAAGAATTCGTAAATGGGGAGATGCTACTTGGTTTTGCCAAGTCTCGTGAAGCCAATGCGGGGATCCTAGTCTTCAGGGATGCTGGCTACTTGGAGGAACAGTTCAACGTGGTATTTTCCATCGATTTTGCAAAGAAGTTGACTAAGAAGACAGACAAGCTTCCGTTTGAAGCCATTTTAAAGTCAAATCAGCATGTGGAGATGGTAGAAAAAGACTGGGTTGATGTCGTCCCCTCCTCACCCAACTCATATGAGTTTCATTCTTCAATTTATAGCTGCTTGAATGCTTGTCCTCCTAGTAAGGTTTGTTTGGTGGACATTATTGCATGA
- the LOC107859150 gene encoding uncharacterized protein LOC107859150 isoform X1 — MQRSSALSCSSNTISALFSTQKLITLPFPNPRIVFLENPSTFKIFHFQQNNTTPLLHCTATEEILEANETEGLFVQTGYIYSVHGLQGEVRVKATTDFPELRFSKPGRRWLRQQVSGRDMVQEIELIEGRGHPGQKSWILKFHEIDTIEQAQKLVGSALLVKDEDRPVLEESEFYTADLVGMRVFLKKTRELVGTVINVFNSGASDLLHVELLPDRNAKPRLEGGASGPLVWVPFVEAIVPNVDLSKREMLITPPKGLLELNVRADDRSKKERRQLEWKERKKFQKRLIAAKKILHEMEQDHIFHGFRYGEKNQRSFLANQIVDVNSVLLKHALQSKKIPYKRWSFPDFVNALQENNTLKLSKEFFSKENVEHSSIDSKIQEQGHCLISSGKVAIVLALAESKLLGTSSIPEPDWPHNNEEISYLHVKALLDDSHRLLKMEDRPSVPLILVCPAESIEYLKQLFMDHDYFSFDSEKVWFLEEEKLPVVGTSQEEENKHKILMKSPWEMLQRPAGSAGIFTLLSSQNLVDHLHVMGVEYIQVCSGNQEFVNGEMLLGFAKSREANAGILVFRDAGYLEEQFNVVFSIDFAKKLTKKTDKLPFEAILKSNQHVEMVEKDWVDVVPSSPNSYEFHSSIYSCLNACPPSKVCLVDIIA, encoded by the exons ATGCAAAGATCTTCTGCACTTTCTTGTTCTTCAAACACTATCTCTGCTCTCTTCTCTACTCAAAAACTAATAACACTTCCCTTTCCAAATCCAAGAATTGTTTTTTTGGAGAATCCATCAACCTTCAAGATTTTCCATTTTCAACAAAACAACACAACCCCTTTGCTTCACTGCACTG CTACGGAGGAGATCTTGGAGGCTAATGAGACAGAGGGATTATTTGTTCAAACTGGGTACATATATAGTGTTCATGGGCTTCAAGGAGAGGTTCGGGTAAAAGCTACGACTGATTTCCCTGAATTGCGATTTTCCAAG CCAGGAAGGCGATGGTTGAGGCAGCAAGTTTCAGGGAGAGATATGGTTCAAGAAATCGAACTAATTGAGGGAAGAGGTCATCCAGGACAGAAGAGTTGGATACTTAAATTCCATGAGATCGACACAATAGAGCAG GCACAAAAACTTGTGGGTTCGGCCTTACTGGTGAAGGATGAAGATAGACCCGTCCTGGAGGAAAGTGAATTTTACACCGCTGACCTTGTTGGGATGAGAGTTTTTCTAAAG AAAACTAGAGAACTGGTAGGAACTGTTATTAATGTTTTTAACAGTGGAGCTAGTGATCTCCTACATGTTGAGCTTCTACCAGATCGAAATGCAAAACCACGGTTGGAAGGAGGTGCATCTGGTCCTCTTGTATGGGTCCCCTTCGTCGAAGCAATTGTTCCGAATGTTGATTTGAGTAAAAGGGAAATGCTGATTACACCTCCAAAGGGTCTTTTAGAGTTAAACGTCCGTGCGGATGACAGGTCCAAGAAAGAGAGGCGACAACTT GAatggaaagagagaaaaaagtttCAGAAACGCCTTATAGCAGCCAAGAAAATACTGCATGAAATGGAACAAGATCATATATTTCACGGTTTCAGATATGGAGAGAAAAACCAAAGGAGCTTCCTTGCAAATCAGATTGTTGATGTAAACTCCGTGTTGCTTAAGCATGCATTGCAGAGCAAAAAGATTCCATATAAGAG ATGGAGCTTCCCAGACTTTGTTAATGCTTTACAAGAAAACAATACATTAAAACTATCAAAAGAGTTCTTTTCTAAAGAAAATGTCGAGCACTCAAGCATTGATTCTAAAATTCAAGAGCAGGGTCACTGCCTGATATCTTCTGGCAAGGTTGCGATCGTTTTAGCTTTGGCAGAAAGCAAGCTGCTTGGAACATCTTCTATTCCTGAACCTGATTGGCCTCATAATAATGAGGAGATTTCTTATCTGCATGTCAAGGCATTGCTAGATGACAGCCACAGACTGCTTAAG ATGGAGGACCGGCCCTCTGTACCTCTTATATTGGTGTGTCCAGCTGAATCTATTGAATATCTCAAACAATTGTTCATGGATCATGACTACTTCTCTTTCGACTCTGAGAAG GTTTGGTTCTTGGAAGAAGAGAAGCTCCCTGTTGTCGGCACTTCACAGgaagaagaaaacaaacataaaattttgatgaaatcacCATGGGAGATGCTCCAAAGACCGGCTGGATCTGCAGGAATTTTTACGCTGCTATCATCACAGAACCTAGTAGATCATTTACATGTGATGGGCGTGGAGTATATACAG GTATGCTCGGGCAATCAAGAATTCGTAAATGGGGAGATGCTACTTGGTTTTGCCAAGTCTCGTGAAGCCAATGCGGGGATCCTAGTCTTCAGGGATGCTGGCTACTTGGAGGAACAGTTCAACGTGGTATTTTCCATCGATTTTGCAAAGAAGTTGACTAAGAAGACAGACAAGCTTCCGTTTGAAGCCATTTTAAAGTCAAATCAGCATGTGGAGATGGTAGAAAAAGACTGGGTTGATGTCGTCCCCTCCTCACCCAACTCATATGAGTTTCATTCTTCAATTTATAGCTGCTTGAATGCTTGTCCTCCTAGTAAGGTTTGTTTGGTGGACATTATTGCATGA